The Gemmata palustris genome includes a region encoding these proteins:
- a CDS encoding ABC1 kinase family protein, with amino-acid sequence MLFVVSGALVINLTDIPRLARSAGRLAEITRVLAKYGLADALARLDYRFVRRWTQDTGLGRISSQSREVRIRLVLTELGTTFIKFGQVLSTRRDLIGPALGDELAQLQSHVPGDSFEVTRATIEAELGKPLEELFKTFEPEPLASASIGQVHKATLHDGRKVAVKVQHPDIHRRVADDLAILAELAALAEMYLSEFRVYRPVAVVAEFERVLLRELDFRRELRHLQLFRQAFASDTGVRFPEPFPDHSRSRVLTMELFEGLPFSKPDAIRAAGGNFADLARRGAKAFLDMIFRDGLFHADPHPGNVFFLPPTEACPTGAIGLLDVGMVGRIDDRLRERIDRGVSAVLMKDSATITEIIVQVGDVPSTFDEGALECEVAEQLAFYHGMPLEQFQLGTALNELTDAIRRYHVMLPAPIALLLRVLVMLEGTGRLLAPGFNLVESLEPYKKSGVLKKLSPKRALRRLVGTVTDWDELVRAFPRQVRGIVRMLQRREIGVELSHRHLEPSVNRLVFGLMVSSLFVGSAMMWAAKSEPLVYGVSLFGVLGCLTSAVLGYRLFRAIQHSGRLEERD; translated from the coding sequence GTGCTCTTCGTTGTCTCTGGGGCGCTCGTGATTAACCTGACCGACATTCCGCGGCTGGCACGAAGCGCGGGCCGGCTCGCCGAGATCACCCGCGTGCTCGCGAAGTACGGGCTGGCGGATGCGCTCGCGCGCCTTGATTACCGGTTCGTGCGCCGCTGGACCCAGGACACCGGGTTGGGCCGGATCTCGTCCCAGTCGCGCGAGGTCCGCATCCGGCTCGTACTCACCGAACTCGGCACCACGTTTATCAAATTCGGACAAGTGCTCAGTACGCGGCGCGACCTCATCGGCCCGGCCCTGGGCGACGAACTGGCCCAACTTCAATCGCACGTCCCGGGTGACTCGTTCGAGGTCACGCGCGCCACAATCGAGGCAGAACTGGGCAAGCCACTCGAAGAACTGTTCAAGACGTTCGAGCCGGAACCGCTCGCGTCCGCGAGCATTGGGCAGGTCCACAAAGCGACGCTACATGACGGCCGGAAAGTGGCCGTGAAAGTACAGCACCCGGACATTCACCGGCGGGTCGCCGACGACCTCGCGATCCTCGCCGAACTCGCGGCCCTCGCGGAGATGTACCTGTCAGAGTTCCGCGTGTACCGACCGGTCGCGGTGGTCGCGGAATTCGAGCGCGTGCTCCTGCGGGAACTCGACTTCCGGCGCGAACTGCGGCACCTGCAGCTCTTTCGGCAAGCGTTCGCGAGCGACACCGGCGTGCGGTTCCCCGAGCCGTTTCCGGACCACTCGCGGTCGCGCGTTTTAACGATGGAACTCTTCGAGGGCCTCCCGTTCAGCAAGCCGGACGCGATCCGGGCCGCGGGCGGGAACTTCGCGGACCTTGCCCGGCGCGGAGCGAAAGCGTTCCTCGACATGATCTTCCGCGACGGTCTGTTCCACGCGGACCCGCACCCCGGCAACGTGTTCTTCTTGCCGCCGACGGAGGCGTGCCCCACGGGAGCGATCGGGTTACTCGATGTGGGCATGGTCGGCCGGATCGACGACCGGCTGCGGGAGCGGATCGACCGCGGCGTGAGCGCGGTGCTGATGAAGGACTCCGCGACGATTACCGAAATCATCGTGCAGGTCGGTGACGTGCCGAGCACGTTCGACGAGGGCGCGCTGGAGTGTGAAGTCGCGGAGCAACTCGCGTTCTACCACGGCATGCCGCTCGAACAGTTCCAACTCGGTACCGCACTCAACGAACTGACGGACGCGATCCGCCGGTACCACGTCATGCTGCCGGCGCCGATCGCGCTGCTGCTCCGCGTGCTAGTGATGCTCGAAGGCACCGGTCGGTTGCTCGCCCCCGGCTTCAATCTGGTGGAATCGCTGGAGCCGTACAAGAAATCGGGTGTATTGAAAAAGCTCTCACCGAAACGCGCACTGCGCCGGCTCGTGGGCACGGTCACGGACTGGGACGAACTGGTTCGCGCCTTCCCGCGCCAAGTCCGCGGCATCGTGCGCATGCTTCAGCGGCGCGAGATCGGCGTAGAGCTGAGCCACCGACACCTGGAGCCGTCGGTGAACCGGCTCGTGTTCGGGCTGATGGTCAGTTCACTTTTCGTCGGCTCGGCGATGATGTGGGCAGCGAAGTCGGAACCACTGGTGTACGGCGTGTCGCTGTTCGGCGTATTGGGGTGCCTCACGAGCGCGGTATTGGGGTACCGCCTCTTCCGCGCGATTCAGCACTCCGGCAGACTCGAGGAGCGCGATTAG
- the trmB gene encoding tRNA (guanine(46)-N(7))-methyltransferase TrmB: MTEPNRTEREFGVPFPGAILDQGKWTQTALKAMPDGHLNWPELFGRDAPVVLDLGCGNGRYLIGSALARPDHNHFGTDILPVVIRYARKRGNQRGLANLKFAVLGGWELLEKHVAPHTVAEIHCYHPQPYYDPAQVHRRLITPAFLALVHRALRPGGQFVIQTDNPGYWKYIRAVVPVFFDFTELGGKWPDSPRGRTRREIIATQKKLPVFRAEAEAKPDLSEADALRLAESLPPPTFDADRRLRELDKLA, encoded by the coding sequence ATGACTGAACCGAACCGGACCGAGCGCGAGTTCGGGGTGCCCTTCCCCGGCGCCATCCTCGATCAAGGAAAGTGGACGCAGACGGCGCTGAAGGCCATGCCGGACGGCCACCTGAACTGGCCCGAACTCTTCGGTCGGGACGCGCCCGTGGTGCTCGACCTCGGGTGCGGGAACGGGCGCTACCTGATCGGGTCCGCACTCGCGCGGCCCGATCACAACCACTTCGGAACCGACATCCTCCCGGTCGTGATTCGCTACGCGCGTAAACGTGGCAACCAGCGCGGACTCGCGAACCTGAAGTTCGCGGTGCTGGGCGGCTGGGAGCTTCTGGAGAAGCACGTAGCGCCGCACACGGTGGCGGAAATTCACTGCTACCACCCGCAGCCGTATTACGACCCGGCGCAGGTCCACCGCCGACTCATCACGCCCGCGTTTCTCGCGCTCGTCCACCGCGCGCTGCGCCCGGGCGGGCAGTTCGTCATCCAGACCGACAACCCCGGCTACTGGAAGTACATCCGGGCCGTTGTGCCGGTGTTCTTCGACTTCACCGAACTCGGCGGGAAGTGGCCGGATTCCCCGCGGGGGCGCACGCGGCGCGAAATCATTGCCACGCAAAAGAAGCTGCCGGTGTTTCGCGCGGAAGCGGAGGCGAAACCGGACCTGAGCGAAGCCGACGCACTCCGTTTGGCCGAATCGCTCCCGCCGCCGACGTTCGACGCCGACCGCCGACTGCGCGAGCTGGACAAACTCGCGTAG
- a CDS encoding HlyD family secretion protein, with the protein MSERRFSVRGAIVAALLLLVPIGAVAWWQSRPKNDSSRSGPPLAELDVVCSGRVDGLLPAAALDPAMPGKVVEVMVTEGQTVAAGRPLLRLDDEALKLRVDEARAALGSADIDIEASAVEVKLHPARVAAQKTAIAAAQDRITTARKLLEERRTAKTFGTVTAGELIAAEAEVRQFERLEAVETDRLAELMALNPNLRVRAAEAKKTLAQIALKQAEKAVRDCVLVAPANGSVLRVNVSVGESAAPGGLQPALVFRPDGPLVVRAELEQEFLGRVKPNMRAIVTDDTRADAPARTGRVQRVGAFVARKRGALFEPGEVNDVRTVECLVTFDGPADGFLVGQRVRVRIGNE; encoded by the coding sequence ATGTCCGAACGGCGGTTCTCGGTTCGCGGCGCGATCGTCGCCGCGCTGCTCCTGCTCGTGCCGATCGGCGCGGTCGCGTGGTGGCAGTCCCGTCCCAAAAACGATTCCTCCCGGTCGGGTCCGCCGCTCGCAGAACTCGACGTCGTCTGTTCCGGGCGCGTGGACGGGTTGCTCCCGGCCGCGGCACTCGATCCCGCGATGCCCGGGAAAGTGGTCGAGGTGATGGTGACCGAGGGCCAAACGGTCGCGGCTGGCCGGCCGCTCCTGCGGTTGGACGACGAGGCGCTGAAGCTGCGTGTGGATGAGGCACGGGCGGCTCTCGGTTCCGCCGACATCGACATCGAAGCCAGTGCGGTCGAGGTGAAACTGCACCCGGCGCGGGTCGCCGCTCAGAAAACCGCGATCGCCGCAGCGCAAGACCGCATTACAACCGCGCGCAAGTTGCTCGAAGAGCGCCGGACCGCGAAAACGTTCGGTACCGTGACCGCGGGCGAACTGATCGCGGCCGAAGCCGAGGTGCGGCAATTCGAGCGCCTCGAAGCGGTCGAGACCGATCGGCTCGCGGAACTGATGGCTCTGAACCCGAACCTGCGCGTCCGCGCGGCCGAGGCGAAAAAAACACTCGCGCAAATCGCCCTTAAACAGGCCGAAAAAGCTGTTCGCGACTGCGTGCTGGTGGCCCCCGCGAACGGCTCAGTGCTCCGCGTGAACGTGTCCGTGGGGGAGTCCGCAGCGCCCGGCGGGTTGCAGCCCGCGCTCGTGTTCCGGCCCGACGGCCCGCTCGTGGTTCGGGCGGAACTCGAACAGGAATTCCTCGGTCGGGTGAAACCGAACATGCGCGCGATCGTAACGGACGACACGCGCGCCGATGCGCCGGCGCGGACCGGGCGCGTTCAGCGCGTCGGGGCGTTCGTCGCGCGCAAGCGCGGGGCGCTGTTCGAGCCGGGCGAGGTGAACGATGTGCGGACGGTCGAGTGCCTCGTCACGTTCGACGGCCCCGCCGACGGGTTTCTCGTCGGGCAGCGCGTGCGCGTGCGCATCGGGAACGAGTAG
- the hpf gene encoding ribosome hibernation-promoting factor, HPF/YfiA family → MQVTVSVRHGHLGDDIQQQLKEKGEKLLHFFNRLTMIEITVDLHRDHNGNLKVELLATAEHTHEFVGSDVDADVLTAFNKAAAHAKQQITHYKEKIQDHRRAPDYGGNNLRDGQ, encoded by the coding sequence GTGCAGGTCACAGTTTCCGTTCGACACGGCCACTTGGGAGACGACATCCAACAACAGCTCAAGGAAAAGGGGGAGAAACTGCTCCACTTTTTCAACCGGCTGACGATGATCGAGATCACGGTGGATCTGCACCGGGACCACAACGGCAACCTGAAGGTCGAGCTCCTGGCGACCGCCGAACACACGCACGAGTTCGTGGGGTCGGACGTGGACGCGGACGTCCTCACCGCGTTCAACAAGGCCGCGGCCCACGCGAAGCAGCAGATCACGCACTACAAGGAAAAGATCCAGGACCACCGCCGCGCCCCGGACTACGGCGGGAACAACTTGCGCGACGGGCAGTAA
- a CDS encoding PTS sugar transporter subunit IIA, with amino-acid sequence MRLCNFIVRDAIIPSLAAPAAPGAPAPQGEARDATGVRAVKERVVREMVGALHAAGHFRASDVDDIVRAVLRREDLGTTGIGRHIAIPHSRHPAADRLIGTLALSRDGLPFDSLDGEPVYVFILLVSPQDRPGDHLRALEAVVRTMRNDDFVKQLRGCQTREEIWALLESAAPGW; translated from the coding sequence ATGCGCCTGTGCAACTTTATCGTCCGCGACGCGATCATCCCGTCCCTGGCGGCGCCGGCGGCACCCGGAGCGCCCGCGCCCCAGGGCGAGGCACGCGACGCGACTGGCGTGCGGGCGGTGAAGGAGAGGGTCGTTCGGGAAATGGTCGGCGCGCTGCACGCGGCCGGGCACTTCCGCGCGTCCGACGTGGACGACATCGTGCGCGCGGTGCTCCGGCGCGAGGACCTCGGCACCACCGGCATCGGGCGCCACATCGCCATCCCCCACTCCCGGCACCCGGCCGCGGACCGGCTCATCGGCACCCTCGCGCTCTCGCGCGACGGGCTCCCGTTCGACAGTCTCGACGGCGAGCCGGTGTACGTGTTCATCCTCCTCGTCTCCCCTCAAGACCGGCCCGGCGATCACCTGCGGGCGCTCGAGGCGGTCGTGCGGACCATGCGGAACGACGACTTCGTGAAGCAACTGCGGGGGTGCCAGACGCGGGAAGAGATCTGGGCGCTTTTGGAATCGGCCGCACCGGGCTGGTAG
- a CDS encoding HPr family phosphocarrier protein, translated as MSDGTGPLRRVVRIVNPLGIHPRVADRFSRTARQYACTVTVWNGDARADGKSLWDLILLVAMQDAEIVLEVDGPDALRAVEPLVEVLASPGGEDYTI; from the coding sequence ATGTCCGACGGTACCGGGCCGCTGCGCCGGGTCGTTCGTATCGTGAACCCGCTCGGCATACACCCGCGCGTCGCGGACCGGTTCTCGCGGACGGCCCGCCAGTACGCCTGTACCGTTACCGTGTGGAACGGTGACGCGCGGGCCGACGGCAAGAGCCTTTGGGACCTCATTCTGCTCGTAGCAATGCAGGACGCCGAAATCGTTCTCGAGGTGGACGGCCCGGACGCCCTCAGAGCGGTGGAGCCCCTCGTGGAAGTTTTGGCTTCGCCCGGCGGCGAAGATTATACGATCTGA
- the ptsP gene encoding phosphoenolpyruvate--protein phosphotransferase, with amino-acid sequence MEYRYGIGVSPGVAIGPALVLDTEGVLIPHRTVPPEQLDGEIARLGRALEETAAAARDERARMTARLGPDLGNIYAAQQSLLEDANIRRQIEERIRSEKYSAEYAVSRVIRDFVKAFEAAGQRGGDHGAAVVRRQATEFIDIERQVLAALLGHPTNPFGNLTEPVVVLANDLMPSDTAEFGPRTVRAFATESGGNTSHTAILAGALEIPAVVGIGRFLSDVSGRDTVIVDGGEGVLIIDPDEETLARYELKRARLLSRPDRYESLRDKPCVTRDDVPVPIRLLGNIELAQEASHCLDRGAEGVGLYRTEFLYLNKSSHPTEEEHFAAYSSVVSTLGPNRPVVIRTLDLGADKFSSVSGAVAGEKNPFLGLRSIRLCLHDRDLFKTQLRAILRVALHGDVRVMFPMISTVDELRQCKALLNDVKEDLEDAGIPFKSEVPVGTMIEVPSAALLSDVLAREVDFFSIGTNDLVQYTLAADRNNEHVANLYNPTDPAVLRLIRMVVQAAQKEQTKRPFDVNVCGEMSGEPLYVPLLVGLGMRQLSATPRKIPEIKRVIRELRVAEVKEVADRALNMETASQVSSYLRDYLRKILPSEGAD; translated from the coding sequence ATGGAATACAGGTACGGTATCGGAGTCTCCCCCGGCGTCGCCATCGGTCCGGCCCTCGTGCTGGATACCGAGGGCGTCCTCATCCCGCACCGGACCGTGCCGCCGGAACAGCTCGACGGGGAGATCGCCCGACTGGGGCGCGCCCTCGAAGAGACCGCCGCGGCCGCGCGCGACGAGCGCGCGCGGATGACGGCCCGGCTCGGCCCGGACCTCGGCAACATCTACGCGGCACAACAGTCGCTGCTAGAGGATGCCAACATCCGCCGGCAGATCGAGGAGCGCATCCGGTCGGAGAAGTATTCCGCCGAGTACGCGGTCAGCCGCGTCATCCGCGACTTCGTCAAGGCGTTTGAAGCCGCCGGTCAGCGGGGCGGCGATCACGGGGCCGCGGTGGTCCGGCGCCAGGCCACCGAGTTCATCGACATCGAGCGCCAAGTGCTCGCCGCCCTGCTCGGGCACCCGACCAACCCGTTCGGCAACCTGACTGAACCGGTCGTGGTCCTGGCGAACGACCTGATGCCCTCGGACACGGCCGAGTTCGGCCCCCGGACGGTACGCGCGTTCGCCACCGAGAGCGGCGGCAACACCAGCCACACTGCGATCCTCGCCGGGGCACTCGAGATCCCTGCCGTCGTCGGCATCGGCCGGTTCCTCAGCGACGTGTCCGGGCGCGATACGGTCATCGTGGACGGCGGCGAGGGCGTCCTCATCATCGACCCGGACGAGGAAACTCTCGCCCGGTACGAACTGAAACGCGCCCGCCTGCTCTCCCGCCCGGACCGGTACGAGAGCCTGCGCGACAAGCCGTGCGTCACCCGCGACGACGTTCCGGTCCCGATCCGGCTCCTCGGGAACATCGAACTGGCACAAGAAGCTTCGCACTGTCTGGACCGCGGTGCCGAAGGGGTGGGGCTCTACCGCACCGAGTTCCTCTACCTCAACAAATCGTCCCACCCGACGGAAGAGGAGCACTTCGCCGCGTACTCGTCCGTGGTGAGCACACTCGGGCCGAACCGCCCGGTCGTGATCCGCACGCTCGACCTCGGGGCCGACAAGTTTTCGAGCGTCTCCGGGGCCGTTGCGGGCGAGAAGAACCCGTTCCTGGGCCTCCGTAGCATCCGCTTGTGCCTGCACGACCGCGACCTGTTCAAGACGCAGCTCCGGGCCATCTTGCGCGTCGCGCTCCACGGCGACGTGCGCGTCATGTTCCCGATGATTAGCACGGTGGACGAGTTGCGCCAGTGCAAGGCGCTGCTCAACGACGTAAAAGAGGATTTAGAGGACGCCGGAATCCCCTTCAAATCTGAGGTGCCGGTCGGTACAATGATCGAAGTGCCGTCCGCCGCACTGTTGTCGGACGTGCTCGCTCGCGAGGTCGATTTCTTCTCCATCGGAACGAACGACCTGGTTCAATACACGCTCGCGGCGGACCGAAACAACGAACACGTGGCCAACCTGTACAACCCGACGGACCCGGCCGTTCTGCGGCTGATACGCATGGTGGTGCAGGCGGCCCAAAAGGAACAGACCAAGCGCCCGTTCGACGTAAACGTGTGCGGGGAGATGAGCGGGGAACCGCTCTACGTCCCGCTCCTGGTTGGCCTGGGCATGCGACAACTGAGCGCGACGCCTCGCAAGATCCCCGAGATCAAACGGGTGATCCGCGAACTGAGGGTCGCGGAGGTCAAAGAAGTCGCGGACCGCGCCCTGAATATGGAAACCGCCAGCCAGGTCAGCAGTTACTTACGCGACTACTTACGCAAAATTCTCCCCTCGGAGGGGGCCGATTGA
- a CDS encoding TIGR03936 family radical SAM-associated protein, producing the protein MLGDKFRFRFVKSGTLRLVSHHDLMRCSERMLRRAAVPFKSTAGFHPTPRLVFALSLPLGVIGCDEVMELELTEPRDSDQLFTTLNAQAPTGLVFTHVAPVPMKATARVRRVVYELPLPAERVADVEAAAAALMAEPKVWVERLRPSPKRLNIKPYLRNVSVESRPASREDGGGGHVLRLDLWVTQTGSARADELLHLLHIEDLIDNGAVLERTVVEIRDEVAPADGPLPTGSSTDEPPDGPADSVPLTGAEVAALAARLDEEANQQSLEAGWGASPNGPVVE; encoded by the coding sequence ATGCTCGGTGACAAATTCCGTTTCCGGTTCGTCAAGTCGGGCACGCTCCGGCTGGTGAGCCACCACGACCTGATGCGGTGCTCCGAACGGATGCTCCGTCGGGCGGCTGTACCGTTCAAATCCACCGCCGGCTTTCACCCCACCCCGCGACTGGTGTTCGCCCTTTCGCTCCCGCTCGGGGTGATCGGCTGTGACGAGGTCATGGAACTCGAACTGACCGAACCGCGCGACTCCGACCAACTGTTTACCACTCTCAACGCACAAGCACCCACCGGTCTCGTCTTCACTCACGTTGCGCCGGTCCCGATGAAGGCGACCGCGCGTGTTCGGCGCGTCGTGTACGAGTTGCCACTCCCCGCGGAGCGAGTGGCCGACGTCGAAGCCGCCGCCGCCGCGCTCATGGCCGAACCGAAAGTGTGGGTCGAACGGCTGCGGCCGAGCCCCAAGCGCCTGAACATCAAGCCGTATCTTCGGAACGTGAGTGTCGAAAGCCGCCCGGCTTCCCGGGAAGACGGGGGGGGAGGTCACGTCCTCCGCCTCGACCTGTGGGTCACGCAGACCGGCTCGGCGCGCGCGGACGAACTGCTGCACCTTCTGCACATCGAAGACCTGATCGATAACGGCGCGGTTCTCGAACGAACCGTCGTCGAGATCCGCGACGAAGTAGCTCCGGCGGACGGTCCTCTCCCGACCGGTTCGAGCACGGACGAGCCCCCGGACGGTCCCGCCGACAGCGTCCCGCTGACCGGCGCGGAAGTGGCCGCGCTCGCCGCGCGGCTGGACGAAGAAGCGAACCAACAATCTCTCGAAGCCGGGTGGGGCGCGTCGCCCAACGGCCCGGTCGTCGAATAA
- a CDS encoding Rne/Rng family ribonuclease: MKKEMLINVLQQEECRIAIVEDGVLEELYVERASQESYVGNIYKGRIVNIEPSIQAAFVDFGIGRNGFLHVSDVDPAYYKHLLSKADLAEYEAELDREYGGGGNRAGAGARDRGGRGGRDRGPKPPREMTSWLEPAPSAPRGEELIEEPEFASGIDEVPMAEAAPDEGEAGDVTELEADEIEVAEADELEDDAVETEVAEVEAEAPALASDDDDGFGAGLEDVVAPSPAPKAAPQPARAQAPRVVAPKPVAQAPVVEDDEFGAGIVDVAPAPTAKLPRPAEPAAPEAPDVAEATDALEGGDPVAPIEVVEPEAKKPRTRKKPKAEDAAAEEPGESKAKPRTRRTKKKEGESEGESEGPDDKPKYMGGAERRTSAGDDEGEIKPFFDDGGSADFDPDAPNDRFANAPRAGADDEGEAEGAEQIERFNDEPEPAEAAEQEARDFAHETEGPGEPEVTGRGFNDDFDSGPRRENERGRGGRGDRDRDRGRGAPRGGRDDRGRGAPRGDRDRGPDRGPRGPGGFKGGPGGPKGGRDRGLPKPPIQEIFKRGQEVIVQVIKEAVGTKGPTLSTYVSIAGRYLVLMPSLNRVGVSRKIEDHDARRRLREIMTTLAPPKGVGFIVRTAAVDRDAKELQNDLAYLLRLWQVVVKRLKRVAGPVEIYRESDMITRTIRDIFTSDIDTIWVDEPTAFGHASEFLQIVMPKFASRIKHFDHTEPLFHRYAIEDEIAKIHQKRIEMPLGGSLVIEQTEALVAIDVNSGNFRADNNAEETAFQMNLHAAKEIARQLRLRDLGGVIVNDFIDMRSESHRRKVEDAFREALRRDRARTKILRISQFGLIEMTRQRIRPSLKRSIFSDCPHCRANGFVKTSESLAIEVMRLLHLAAHRAPAVQVVQVGVHADAANYLLNKRRKEIAALEDRGKMEVQITGQPGVSPDLMSVRCFDHNGNEVRLLPPAPLPKLTAGRVPPRDDRGRGGRDDRGGRYPRPMD, translated from the coding sequence ATGAAAAAAGAAATGCTGATTAACGTCCTCCAACAGGAGGAGTGCCGGATCGCCATCGTGGAGGACGGGGTTCTCGAAGAACTGTACGTCGAGCGGGCGAGCCAGGAGAGCTACGTCGGGAACATTTATAAGGGCCGGATCGTCAACATCGAACCGAGCATCCAGGCCGCGTTCGTGGACTTCGGCATCGGGCGCAACGGGTTCCTGCACGTGTCCGACGTGGACCCGGCGTACTACAAGCACCTGCTCTCGAAGGCCGACCTCGCCGAGTACGAGGCCGAACTGGACCGCGAGTACGGCGGCGGGGGGAACCGCGCGGGCGCGGGCGCACGCGACCGGGGCGGGCGCGGGGGGCGCGACCGCGGGCCGAAGCCGCCGCGCGAGATGACCTCGTGGTTGGAACCCGCGCCGAGCGCGCCGCGGGGCGAGGAACTCATTGAGGAACCCGAGTTCGCCTCCGGGATCGACGAAGTGCCGATGGCCGAAGCCGCCCCCGACGAGGGCGAAGCGGGCGACGTGACGGAGTTGGAAGCGGACGAGATCGAAGTGGCCGAAGCGGACGAACTCGAGGACGACGCGGTCGAGACTGAAGTAGCGGAGGTGGAAGCGGAAGCCCCCGCGCTCGCTTCGGACGACGACGACGGGTTCGGTGCCGGTCTGGAGGACGTGGTCGCCCCGTCCCCCGCGCCGAAGGCCGCCCCGCAACCGGCCCGCGCGCAAGCCCCACGGGTCGTGGCACCCAAGCCGGTCGCTCAGGCGCCGGTGGTTGAAGACGACGAGTTCGGCGCCGGTATCGTGGACGTGGCCCCGGCACCGACCGCGAAGCTCCCGCGCCCGGCCGAACCCGCTGCGCCGGAGGCGCCCGACGTGGCCGAGGCCACCGACGCGCTCGAGGGCGGTGACCCCGTCGCCCCGATCGAGGTGGTGGAGCCCGAGGCGAAGAAGCCGCGGACGCGCAAGAAGCCGAAGGCCGAAGACGCGGCCGCCGAGGAGCCGGGCGAGAGCAAGGCGAAACCGCGGACCCGCCGCACCAAGAAAAAGGAAGGCGAGAGCGAGGGCGAGAGCGAAGGCCCGGACGACAAGCCGAAGTACATGGGCGGGGCCGAACGGCGCACCTCCGCGGGCGACGACGAGGGCGAGATCAAGCCGTTCTTCGACGACGGCGGGTCGGCCGATTTCGACCCGGACGCGCCCAACGACCGCTTCGCAAACGCGCCCCGGGCCGGGGCCGATGATGAAGGGGAGGCGGAGGGCGCGGAACAGATCGAGCGGTTCAACGACGAGCCCGAGCCCGCGGAAGCGGCCGAACAAGAGGCGCGCGACTTCGCGCACGAGACCGAAGGGCCGGGCGAACCGGAAGTTACCGGGCGCGGGTTCAACGACGATTTCGACTCCGGTCCGCGCCGCGAAAACGAGCGCGGGCGCGGCGGGCGCGGCGATCGGGACCGCGACCGCGGGCGGGGTGCCCCGCGCGGCGGGCGCGACGATCGCGGGCGGGGGGCTCCGCGCGGGGACCGGGACCGCGGACCCGATCGCGGTCCCCGCGGCCCGGGCGGGTTCAAGGGCGGTCCGGGCGGGCCGAAGGGCGGGCGCGATCGCGGCCTGCCGAAGCCGCCGATCCAAGAGATTTTCAAGCGCGGCCAGGAAGTCATCGTTCAGGTCATCAAGGAAGCGGTCGGCACGAAGGGGCCGACGCTGAGCACGTATGTCAGCATCGCCGGGCGCTACCTCGTGCTGATGCCGAGCCTGAACCGCGTCGGCGTGTCGCGCAAGATCGAGGACCACGACGCGCGGCGCCGGCTCCGCGAGATCATGACCACGCTCGCCCCGCCCAAGGGCGTCGGGTTCATCGTCCGCACCGCGGCCGTCGACCGCGACGCGAAGGAACTGCAGAACGACCTCGCGTACCTGCTGCGGCTGTGGCAGGTGGTGGTGAAGCGCCTCAAGCGCGTCGCGGGGCCGGTCGAGATCTACCGCGAATCGGACATGATTACGCGGACCATACGCGACATATTTACCAGTGACATCGACACGATCTGGGTGGACGAGCCGACCGCGTTCGGGCACGCGAGCGAGTTCTTGCAGATCGTGATGCCCAAGTTCGCGAGCCGCATCAAGCACTTCGACCACACGGAGCCGCTGTTCCACCGGTACGCGATCGAGGACGAGATCGCGAAGATCCACCAGAAGCGCATCGAGATGCCGCTCGGCGGGTCGCTGGTCATCGAGCAAACGGAGGCGCTCGTCGCGATCGACGTGAACAGCGGGAACTTCCGCGCGGACAACAACGCCGAGGAGACCGCGTTCCAGATGAACCTGCACGCGGCGAAGGAGATCGCGCGGCAACTGCGCCTGCGCGACCTCGGCGGCGTGATCGTGAACGACTTCATCGACATGCGGAGCGAGTCGCACCGGCGCAAGGTGGAAGACGCCTTCCGCGAAGCCCTCAGACGCGACCGCGCTCGAACCAAGATCCTGCGCATCTCGCAGTTCGGCCTCATCGAGATGACCCGGCAGCGCATCCGGCCGAGCCTGAAGCGGAGCATCTTCTCGGACTGCCCGCACTGCCGCGCGAACGGGTTCGTGAAGACGAGCGAGAGCCTGGCGATCGAGGTGATGCGCCTGTTGCACCTCGCCGCGCACCGCGCCCCGGCGGTTCAGGTGGTGCAGGTCGGCGTCCACGCCGACGCCGCGAACTACTTGCTGAACAAGCGCCGCAAGGAGATCGCCGCGCTGGAAGATCGCGGCAAAATGGAAGTGCAGATCACCGGGCAGCCCGGGGTGTCCCCGGACCTGATGTCGGTGCGGTGCTTCGATCACAACGGGAACGAGGTGCGGCTCCTCCCGCCCGCGCCGCTGCCGAAATTGACCGCCGGCCGCGTACCGCCGCGCGACGACCGCGGCCGCGGGGGGCGTGACGACCGCGGCGGGCGCTACCCGCGCCCGATGGATTGA